The sequence below is a genomic window from Corythoichthys intestinalis isolate RoL2023-P3 chromosome 4, ASM3026506v1, whole genome shotgun sequence.
CAGGCTGGACATCCGTGAGCTAAACACCACAAACCTTCCATTTTTCCTGTCGTGcattaattttaattgttttatctAGAACTTTAAAGAAAATTCAAATGCCTCAAGGACAATAGCTGAATCATACTGATAATAATCGAATACGTTTCACCCCAGTAGTCGCTGTGCCTGTTGTTCAGTGCCCGCAAATCAATTCTGTCACATTTCCCACATACTATTTTGAGGAATATGCAGGCCAGCCTTACCCCCAACACAGCAATGTGAATGTGGTCTGGCACAGCGTGTCTCTCATCCTTCAGGAACCTTGTGACCTGGTATCGTACCACTTGAGGACATTTGTCGATGTCCCGGCACAGATCTTGCTCATCTTGAATCTCCAATTTCACATCTGAACAAGCCATAAGTCACTAACCTGTAAATTATATAATCAAGAATTTTGtttatactgtggtatgaaaaagtatctgaaccttttggaatttctcacatttctgcataaaatcaccatcaaatgtgatctgatctttgtcaaaatcacacagatgaaaaaagtgtctgctttaactaaaaccacccaaacatttatggtttttatattttaatgaggacagtatgcaCACAATGACAGCAGGGGGAAAAAtagtaaaacaaaaatgtcaaccatcacatttaatattttgtgtcccccgtttggcagcaataacttcaaccagacacttcctgtagctgcagttcagtctggcacattgatcaggactaatcttggcccattcttctctacaaaactgctgtagttcaatcagattcctgggatgtctggcatgaatcgctgtctttaggtcatgccacagcatctcaatggggttcaaatctggactttgactcggacactccagaaagtgtatgtattttgttcttctgaaaccattctgaagttgatttacttctgtgttttggatcattgtcttgttgcagcatccatcctctttttagcttcaactgtctgacagagggcctcaggttttcctgcaaaacatcctgataaacttttgaattcactcTTCCATTAATGTTTGCAAgtagtccaggccctgaggtagaaaaacagccccaaatcatgatgctccctccaccatgcttcacagtggggatgagttgttgatgttggtgagctgttccatttttcctccacacatgatgttgtgtgttactcgcaaacaattaaactttggtttcatcagtccacaaaatattttgccaaaacttctgctgagtgtccaagtgcctttttgcgaacattaagcgagcaacaatgtttttcttagacagcagtggcttcctccgttgtgtcctcccatgaacaccatttttggccgTTGTTCTACATATAAGTCGATATGTGcagagagatattggactgtgcaagttatttctgtaagtctttagcggacactctagggttctttttttacctctctgattattctgcgctgaactcttggcatcatctttggtggacggccactccttgggagaggagcaacagtgccaaactctctccattcgtagacaacttttctgactgtcgattgatgaacatccagacttttagggatggttttgtatcctttcccagctttatacaatccttgatcgcaggtcttcagacagctcttatgatcgaaccatgatgcacatcagacaatgcttctcaccaaaacaattcttacccggtgtgtgttttatagtgggcagggcagctttaaaccactcatcagtgattgggcatacacctgacttaaaatgtttggtaaaaattggtttcaattgctctttatgtcTCCTTAGGCAGCGGGTTCACTTACTGTACttaatttccccccttctgtcactgtttgcatgctatcctcactataatatgaaaaactataaatgtttgggtggttttagttaaagcagatactgtattttcatttgtttgattttgacaatgatcagatcacatttgatggtgattttctgcagaaatgtgagaaatttcaaaaggttcagaaactttttcataccactgtatgagcAAGTGTAGTTATATGTAAATAATAAATCGTTTTATGGTTGTTTGAAGCACGCATTACTGGCTTTTGCATCATGTAGAGACAATATTACATGAAATAAAagtgaaacaaataaaaaaagaaacaattttTTAAGAGGAAGTTACAAATTAAAAGTTATACAATAtaaaattattctatacattagttCAGTTGATTTAAATTGGAGTTtaccaaccttttttttttttaaattttgagctTGATTGGGCTACTAACTATTGCATATAAATTTTGAAGACATCGAATAGCATTTAATTTTAACATCATAAATAATTACATTAACCTTTGTGAAGACACTGATAgtttttacaaaataaacatgaattaTTTTACAACCTAATATGCAACATATTCTACTGTTGAACACTTttctacattttaaaaatcaatattattaatatattaacttTTGCAACATAATTTATGTTGTAACATAATAGCACAGCAGTGCTTTTGTAGTATTGCCTACTCGAAACGTCATTTAAATTATTTCTGATGCAACATGTTTTTTCTTGAGAAGTGGTTCCAGGTCTGTATTTTGttacatttgattttttttttttcttaagtacAACACATTTTTGCACATTCAAATacaaaatgctgtattttattgtttacataaattgtaaataaattataagatTTAAATTCATACTTTTACACACTGCATTCACTTCAttcttacattttattttaaatgtcatATTTTATGTTTAACAATTTCCTTGTGCTATTTATGACTAGTACATATTTGATATAgtatatttataaattattCACAATGTATCaaccaaaaaagtctcaagtatTATTACATggtaaatacagtacatgtaatTTAAAATACATACATTGACTGACCCTGTGATATTCAATTTCTTTAGCCACATTctcatgtttattttttccttttgagTGATAAATGCAATTTGTGAGTCTCATTTGGAATCCCATTATTTCTAAATACTTTATAGAATAGTGTCACGTGCCAGAAATGAAAGATACTCAAATCTTCAAAATTTTAACTTAAATTTGTGAAAAGCATGACACTGATTTAAAGGCTTCCATGACTTAAtgttgaaggggaaaaaaggatTTCAAATATTGTTTCTTACCGTGTCAGAATGTGCTCGTCCCTTTAACAAGCGGCTTTCTTAGTAAGTACAATTCTCGGCGAGTAGATGTAACAAAGAGAGGAGGTCACACTTGTTACTTCCTCACTCAGCCAACACTTGGTTGTAAAATCATCTTCGCCGCATTTTAAGGTATGTATTGATTAACATAGCTTCAAAACGGGTGAGGTAGTGTTAAAAAGGAAGTTTATTTTGTCTTTTGAAAGGCTTCATCTGACTGTATTAGTAGTCGTGTGTGTGCGAGAAACAATAATCATCACTGTCATTTACAGTATTTGCTCAACTCATTGGACGCACATCAGGTGAAGGAAATTTAGTATGGTGCTTATATATGGATTGGCTTTAACCTAATCTTTGGTGTTCCTGAAGGATGATGAGGAAGGCATTTGTTTGTGTTGACGCCATAATTATCAATATTCCTATTGGAAAGGACAGTGAAGGACTTGGCCCGGTGATGCCGAAAGAGTTTCAGTGCGTCTTCCGAGACTCTTTCAAAGTTTTTACTTACTATGGCTACCCAAAACCTCTCGGGGTAAGTGGAGATTTTTTGAAGTTGAAAAAGTAGTGACTATCGCTCCCATTATTTACTACTTCATAAGGTCATTTTAAGACAGTGGTGACCAAACGAAGGCCCGCAAGGATTTCTTGGGGGGCTCgcagcaaattatgaaaatataaaTGAATTTGGCCAGCACATGAAGCTTGAGCACAGGCTCCACTCTGTTTCATTTCTCAGtttcaacacttctttattaagaaatgttcacatatcaatgtctgatcttgttttcatttatctctggaaaagaaagtgacttgattgcaggtaaacaacaaaaatatatcCAATATATACCAAATATACTAACAAAAAtggatattctaactgaggaaaaagttaggacaccctaccaccagcTAGTGTCACCCACTTTGGCTgacataacttcagtgagacactttttgtcacCATCTACCAGTCATTGAGATTGGTCTGAAGAAGGTTTGCCTCACtcttcaacgcagaatactttcagctgtaagatgtttgaggggtttctagcatgtacagcccgtttcaagtcaccccaaagcatctcaatgggattaagatctgggctttgactcggctatTCCAGgactttcttccttttcagccagtctttgatggatttactggtatgttttgggtcattgtcatcttgcagggtccagtttcgcttcagctttaatgttttcacagatgatctcacatgttcttcAAGCACcgtctgatacacgatagaattcatggtggattctgtgatggtgagctggccaggtcctgctgcagccaagcatccccaaaccaccaCACTTCCACCTTAATGCTTCAAAGTTGGTGTGAGGttgttttcctggaatgctgtattgagtTTACacaaaacatgtcctctgttctggtgtccaaaaaaTTTCAGTCTTAgattaatctgtccaaagaacattattccagaagtcctggtctttgtctacattcactctggcaaacttcagtctggccttcatgttcttcttggagagcaaaggtttcctccttgcacacctcccatgaaggttaaacttgtgaagtctcattctgattgtagaggcaagcACTTTCAcaccaacagtagcaagagcctgctttaGGTCCAGTGatcacattttagggtttttggagacttcttttagcatctcgcGGTCTGCTCTtgtggtgaacttgcttggacagccagacctgggcatgttggcagttgttttgaatgtcctccacttgtagactattttccggacagtggaatggctgattttatattcttttgagatcttttgaaatcccttaccagactcataagcgtctacaatcttctttatgaaggcctcagacagcttcttcgatctcaccatggtattttctctcacttcaacagtcaggggcacaccaaactaaatgtgaggtttaaataaggaaagcctccttcaaaacactgggtaattatgttctaatcatgtgcacccgatgtgatacacctgtgtgtgaatttagccattttaagtgggattgaatgtggcggtgtcctaatttattcttcAACAGAaatcacatttatttaaaattccttttacagaaagttataaaatatcttttttcaGTTTGAATtctttagttctattacttgaatctctcaagattgttaaaattgatattaaacatttatatgaccaaatatgttagaaaacacacaggcttccatactgtgtcctaattttttcacatgactgtatatactgtacatatacagtatgtgtgtgtgtgtgtgtgtgtgtgtgtgtgtgtgtgtgtgtgtgtgtgtgtgtgtgtgtgtgtgtgtgtgtgtgtgtgtatgtatgtatgtatgtatgtatgtatattaagGAGGTTAGAGTATTAATTTTAAAACTGATGAAAATGCACCAATTTCTGGCCaaaattttaactcattggcagccattgacagtgctaattGTCCAATCCAAAGTGGTAGAGTGGTAGATTAGAGTTCaaatggatgtctactagtgataacctAATTGATGTGAAGTTGCTTCTTGGCCAGAGAAaaaccaaatttttatttttttatctttttggcttccattgacagcgctagacatccaatccatttgaagtgggaggaatgggcgatttgttcattcgctgccaccctgccagttcaaatggattcaaCGTCTACTAGCGGTAAACTTCATGATTTTAAGTTTTGATTTAATTTAGCAATGGGATTGAATATGttgataaaatgttaaaaataaaataaataataatatgaataagaaataatgtctaaataatgttaatgttgagTGACCTTTTGCTGATAATAAGTTTCACCTTTCTTAGCTTCTTAATTTTtactcaattttcaaaatgttattTGGACCTTGCGTTCTTCAATTTTTCTGAAAGCAGCCCCCGgaagaaaaagtttggacacccctgtttaaatgatttttttttttttctgttgtacctTTACTTACAAGGTCATACTTCAATTTTATCTTTATTACAATTAGCATTTTTGAATTGCAGAACTGAACAGTGGCTCTTAAATTTAACACACCACTGCCCCTTTATAAAAGGTTTACTTTAGAGAAGCTTCACATTGAATTGTTGAGTGTACTTATTTCTCGTCAGTGATTGCACCGAGGTTTGAatctattgattgttctttgaaatCTATAGGCAGCACAATTCCTTGCTGGGGTGTTGATTGCCATTCTCAGCGGGCTCAATCAGACATATGTTAACTTGCTCGTCATCTTTTCCAACACCCCGGTAATTACCATTCAGTTTCATTCCATGTTGATTcatgtttaaaatgacattttgcactCATTTTTGGAATCTTATGTTCATTTCTTTCATCAATGTTAGTTTTTGCTCGGTGGAATGCTGACCTATGCAGCAGGACATGTTCGCAACATTCGTGTGGTAAGTATGCTAATGTGTTTTCTTGTGTAATATATAATGTACTATACGTTTGTGTGTGTATTAGGGGTgtatccgatcatgtgatcaaaAATCATCGACCGAACGTTggtagtgaaacatgatcagtcAACGCCAGCTTTCTCAGTTGAAATAGATTTGGTGTCTGTAACAGTCAATGGCAATAAATGTTtaagtatacagtatgtatctaTCTGTATAAGTATATTGGGAATAAAattgtgtatatgtgtataaatgtgtatatgtgtatatatatgtatatatatatattagggctgtcaaacgattaaaatttttaatcgagttaattacagcttaaaaattaattaatcgtaattaatcgcaattaatcgcaattcaaaccatctataaaatatgccatatttttctgtaaattatatatatattctgtaaaataaattgttggaatggaaagataagacacaagatggatatatacagtggggagaacaagtatttgatacactgccaatgggaaaacccattggcagtgtatcaaatacttgttctccccactgtacattcaacatacggtacataaggactgtagggggcatttcactctactgtcatttaaatctgtctatgctgtcctcacttggaagcgtctactttttccaaagctagacagctagtgaacgacaccttaataatcagacttcttcctttttcatctgatttattaataaaatagcctcaaaccattgtcctctttagaccgtcataaaactacaaaaaaaaagtacacaagcattgcattagcaacaacgttagcttagcacgctatacaggttcactaaacaaaacaaaaagcgtctcatacaaaaaacagaacatttcgcttactaacataatatgtacattctttacaacaaccatacttaccgacaaatcttgtccaaggatcatataagcacaacattacaacgtaggcgtcagctcgagacgtcatgcagcaatattgaactggcaagaaaaaaataaaccatgtcgcaaagcgaccacaagagttcgctgttagacagcacaaaaagccttgctgtaaaacttaccaaaaggcagaatactgtctgagcgggacatgtgcgttaattgcgtcaaatattttaacgtgattaattaaaaaaattaattaccgcgcgttaacgcgataattttgacagccctaatatatatatatatatatatatatatatatatatatatatatatatatatatatatatgtatgtgtgtgtgtgtgtgtgtgtgtgtgtatatactgtatatatatgacggaaaacacagacaagactaaaaaagcagtttctgctcttgcactcctctataaaagaaactgctgtattttaagccaaaacaaatgttgtgtttgatagaacaacatgtctatatgctgccatagcagattcatggtgcattaagccccagaacaatttttaattagtcccttttaccctgaaaacccctgtttacagacgtcgcacaactgcttttgtttcaacccagccataaaacgaaggtcattaattagatttattattcaaaatgtctgtcatttttagcttagaatcattaattgatgtctcatatttcatttaaaaaacaaaaagactttaaaaaatttattcccTCACATATTTTAGCCTTTTTAAACAAACTAtgtcacattgaaaaaaaatggcgtctgtaaaatagtcacggatatctacctcataactatcgcttaattgtatttgttactgttgcattttctccgatatgttaaatgataaataatcgatccaaacaaagaaaaattgggggaaaaaaacgtttagaagggtaaatatatgaaaaaaaacctcTCAACCACTccctgatgtctgcgatttctgcatcacgacccttgttatattaccatgtttcacacataaaatcccaaaaaaatccagctttggccattcacagctgtgtcttgacactcagtgatagatgctacatggagtttttggatcaaaacaagataagtaTGCCATAAtagctcgttaaagtcatggcgtctgtaattctgctctcgcgtgttctcacctccagatagggttttgctgtttaagaagaaacacttttttttttttttaaatgccctccagttcaaaatttttcttcccccagaaaattgagattttaagcattccaatgatgtatcacacatgcatattggacaattttgaatatatatatatatatatatatatatatatatatatatatatatatatatatatatatatatatacacagtatacccaggggtgcacatatttttttgggagagccgacccgcctgatgcgataaaattatgacaacctttacttagagccaattacctttaattaattatataaacaaataacgcttgattaacatcaactggcacaacaaagttGCCATTACTTCGAAGTGAaacgtaaagaaataaacataaaagcactaattcaaaataaagggcattcatatgcggctcccacattaactccaagcctttgtaaaagtgggatgtcctcctcataagagctcattgaacgtgcatgtttagctttgtgaaatgcgagcaaaaacacgtttgtcagtgcatggcgctgttcttcaataactttattccaccacatgtccatagggcgagtggggtcctgtttgacatcgatagtttgcttaattgccacatgctctgtttttttcgtgcttttcaaagtttggatggctaaaattctttgaccctacataaaatgcgctgctcttattagcgacattgggattctcacggcaaatgttgcaccacatttctgtgcgagcatcatttgcttctagccatggtacctcctgcagccacttttcagcaaaagtccttttattcggtagctctggtgacgtctctgtcgtctgtctgtattttgacggggtgggggaacacggaaataattactcagtggggcctgcctctttgacattttgagaagtgattttctcgtgtccgccgcaaatacagtggtcagccatcggtacgcaaaagcgtatggaagccattgagggccagcgcgtttgtctacgtccagtatgcatgcgcgcatgcggaccacttatgtgcacccctgtatataccaTAATGCGGTATCTACCAAGGAGATGCTCTGTCCCCCCTACTGTTCTTCATAGGCCTAAACCCCCTCAGCCAGATCTTCACCAAGAGTGGTTTCGGGTACCAGTTCCGAAGTGGAACAACCATCAGACACCTCCTCTACATGGATGATATCAAGCTGTATGCCAAGAACCAGTATGACATCGACTCTCTGATTCACCTCACGAGaatatacagcaatgacatcgggATGTCATTCGGACTAGATAAGTGTGGATGAATGGTATCCAGAAGAGGGAAGGTAATCTCAACTGAAGGGGCTGAACTACCTGAAGATAAAATAACTGATGTGCAGGACAGCTACAAATACGTGGGGATCCCAAAGGCAAATGGGAACCATGAGGAGACAACTAGGAGGTCTGCAACAACCAAATACTTACAGAGGGTGAGACAGGTCCTCAGCTATGCCCTACAagtaatcagataccctgcCGGCATCGTATCCTGGCCGCTGGTAGAGATGCAGGCTACcgacatcaagacaaggaagATCCTTACAATTCACGGAGGGTATCACCCTAAGTCCAACATCCTGAGGTTCTACACAAAGcggaaagagggaggccgaggactagtgagtatcagagccactatccaggagaaaactacattcctccaagagtacatcatgaaaatagCCCCCAGTGATGACCTACTCTCTGAATGCCTCGGGCAACAGAAGCCCAGTAAGGAGTAGGACCCTGAGGAGatatcatggaaggacaagcccctgcatggtatgtaccaccgacaaattgagggggtagctgacatggtaaaaacata
It includes:
- the LOC130914557 gene encoding uncharacterized protein LOC130914557; translation: MMRKAFVCVDAIIINIPIGKDSEGLGPVMPKEFQCVFRDSFKVFTYYGYPKPLGAAQFLAGVLIAILSGLNQTYVNLLVIFSNTPFLLGGMLTYAAGHVRNIRVIKVSFCLNIISFLWSIVLLCLTILNHNLFQDVTLQEFKSQTGMKATIGSLLAAESLMALFLILWQSKAVCRQHFNTLPIVQLKLED